One window of Eisenibacter elegans DSM 3317 genomic DNA carries:
- a CDS encoding DUF4837 family protein, with product MKRAPYFLLLFASLCLAGVLSSCKRNEQNREKNTLSIESRGGFHEIVVVADSLTWTGRPGEALREALYDIIPGLPQPENRFKLIHIYPSALQSFLKLHHNVLFLTSFDNKSTENRRNLARLKPETIEAAKKDPTQFMSLSKNLYANGQQALFVYSPTQEQLANNIRQYQNRLRQHFHDLERERVGTKMYSAQENKKLGKFITNHHPFALRVPMAYKLVKNEENFIWLRFLEQRVDKSIFIVRLPYNNPKVFELEQFVSLRDSLGFQYFNDGKRAILPDSYIITENDNMEVEATKLNFNGLYAVEYRGLWLLKNQSRGGPFLGYLMVDKSNKELYYIEGFIDAPGEDKRAHIVELETIIRTFVLQEQAQKAS from the coding sequence ATGAAAAGAGCCCCTTATTTCCTGTTGTTGTTTGCCTCATTATGCTTGGCGGGGGTCTTGTCGAGCTGCAAACGCAACGAGCAAAACCGTGAGAAGAACACGCTCAGTATCGAAAGTCGTGGTGGCTTTCACGAGATTGTCGTGGTGGCTGACAGCCTTACTTGGACAGGCCGCCCCGGCGAAGCCCTACGTGAGGCGCTCTATGATATTATCCCCGGTCTGCCGCAGCCCGAAAACCGTTTCAAGCTCATACACATCTATCCTTCGGCGCTTCAAAGCTTTCTCAAACTACATCATAATGTACTGTTTTTGACTAGCTTTGACAACAAAAGCACCGAAAACAGGCGTAACCTTGCGCGCCTCAAACCCGAAACTATTGAGGCCGCTAAAAAAGACCCAACGCAGTTTATGTCTTTGAGCAAAAATCTCTATGCCAACGGCCAACAAGCGCTATTCGTTTACAGCCCCACCCAAGAGCAGCTAGCCAATAACATTCGCCAATACCAAAACCGCCTCCGCCAACACTTTCACGACTTGGAGCGGGAGCGTGTAGGCACCAAAATGTACAGTGCCCAAGAGAACAAGAAGCTCGGTAAGTTCATCACCAACCACCACCCCTTTGCCCTACGTGTACCGATGGCTTACAAGCTTGTCAAAAATGAAGAAAACTTCATCTGGCTACGCTTCCTCGAACAGCGCGTCGACAAGAGCATCTTCATCGTACGCCTGCCCTACAATAACCCCAAGGTGTTTGAGCTAGAGCAGTTTGTGAGCCTGCGTGACTCTCTTGGTTTTCAGTATTTTAATGATGGTAAGCGCGCCATCTTGCCCGATTCTTATATCATCACCGAAAACGATAATATGGAGGTCGAAGCTACCAAACTCAATTTCAACGGCCTTTACGCAGTCGAGTATAGAGGACTTTGGCTACTCAAAAACCAATCGAGGGGAGGTCCATTCTTGGGCTATCTTATGGTAGACAAAAGCAACAAGGAACTCTACTACATTGAGGGCTTTATCGATGCGCCCGGCGAAGACAAACGTGCCCATATTGTAGAGTTAGAAACCATTATACGTACCTTTGTGCTCCAAGAGCAAGCTCAAAAAGCTTCCTAG
- a CDS encoding NADP-dependent malic enzyme gives MAIKVRKEDALSYHEQGQPGKIEVTPTKALTSQLDLALAYSPGVAEPCKAIAENPEDAYRYTAKGNLVAVISNGTAVLGLGNIGALASKPVMEGKGVLFKKFAGIDVFDIEIDCEDPQEFIRIVKSLEPTFGGINLEDIKAPESFLIEQTLRKEMNIPIMHDDQHGTAIISGAALLNALELVGKKIEDIKVVVNGAGASAIACSNLYIDLGVRRENLIMLDSRGVLTTKRTDLDEYKSRYARDLNIETLEQAIEGADMFLGLSKANIFTPEMLRKMADKPIVFALANPDPEIEYELAMATRNDIIMATGRSDHPNQVNNVLGFPYIFRGALDVRATTINEAMKLAAVRAIAELAKQPVPDAVSQAYGDQALQFGVNYLIPKPLDPRLITTISPAVAKAAMESGVAKAPITDWAAYELELQKRIGIEQRLTGRLIETAKKSPKRVVFGEADNIKILRAAQIVRDQGIAEPILLGNEARIRALIEENMLELSDCPIFDPLTLPERCADYAQNLYQRRQRRGITLYDAQKLMRDRNYFGCAMVDRGEADVFLSGLTKHYPKVIRPALEVIGVHPKAEKLAGMYILVKDNEPLFLADTTINQNPSAEEIVEIIGLTAESVRFFGFEPRIATLSYSNFGSAEGEDASKMQAATALAQERYPDLLIDGELQPNVALDQQLLKDNYPFSPLAEKGVNTLIFPNLSAGNITYKMLQVFGTEAIGPIVMGLRKPVHVLQLGSSVREIVNMVAVAVVQAQRLK, from the coding sequence ATGGCTATTAAAGTCCGTAAAGAAGATGCGCTGAGCTACCACGAACAAGGGCAGCCCGGCAAAATAGAGGTTACGCCTACCAAGGCGCTCACCTCCCAACTCGATCTTGCCTTGGCGTATTCGCCCGGTGTGGCAGAGCCGTGTAAGGCCATCGCTGAAAACCCCGAAGATGCCTACCGCTATACGGCCAAGGGCAATTTGGTAGCCGTTATCTCCAATGGCACCGCTGTTCTTGGTTTGGGGAATATTGGCGCTTTGGCCTCCAAACCTGTGATGGAAGGCAAGGGTGTGTTGTTCAAAAAATTTGCCGGCATCGATGTGTTCGATATCGAAATCGACTGCGAAGACCCACAGGAGTTTATCCGCATTGTCAAATCCCTTGAGCCAACCTTTGGCGGCATCAACCTCGAAGACATCAAAGCCCCCGAATCTTTTCTCATAGAGCAAACCCTGCGTAAAGAGATGAATATCCCCATTATGCACGATGACCAACACGGCACGGCCATCATCTCAGGCGCGGCTTTGCTCAATGCGCTCGAATTGGTGGGCAAAAAAATAGAAGACATCAAAGTCGTGGTCAATGGCGCAGGGGCTTCAGCCATCGCCTGTTCTAACCTGTATATAGACCTTGGGGTGCGCCGCGAAAACCTTATTATGCTCGATAGCCGTGGCGTATTGACCACCAAGCGCACCGACCTCGACGAATACAAATCGCGTTATGCCCGCGACCTCAACATCGAAACCCTAGAGCAGGCCATCGAAGGTGCCGATATGTTCTTGGGTCTCTCCAAAGCCAATATCTTTACCCCCGAGATGTTGCGCAAAATGGCCGACAAGCCCATCGTGTTTGCCCTTGCCAACCCCGACCCCGAAATCGAGTATGAGCTGGCGATGGCTACTCGCAATGATATTATTATGGCTACAGGACGCTCCGACCATCCCAACCAAGTAAACAACGTACTGGGCTTCCCCTATATCTTTCGAGGGGCGCTGGACGTACGCGCCACTACCATCAACGAGGCAATGAAACTCGCCGCTGTCCGTGCCATTGCAGAGCTGGCCAAGCAGCCCGTGCCCGATGCTGTCAGTCAAGCCTACGGAGATCAAGCCCTGCAATTCGGGGTTAATTACTTGATACCCAAGCCATTAGACCCTCGTCTCATCACTACCATCTCGCCTGCGGTAGCCAAGGCTGCAATGGAGTCAGGCGTAGCCAAAGCCCCCATCACCGACTGGGCGGCCTACGAGCTAGAGCTCCAAAAACGCATCGGAATAGAGCAACGCCTCACAGGGCGCTTAATCGAAACTGCCAAAAAATCACCCAAGCGTGTGGTATTTGGCGAAGCCGACAACATCAAAATTCTCCGTGCTGCCCAAATCGTACGCGACCAAGGCATCGCCGAACCCATCTTGCTAGGCAATGAGGCCCGTATCAGAGCGTTGATAGAGGAAAATATGCTCGAACTGAGCGACTGCCCTATCTTCGACCCGCTGACCTTGCCCGAGCGCTGTGCTGATTATGCCCAAAACCTCTATCAACGCCGCCAACGCCGTGGCATTACCCTCTATGATGCCCAAAAGCTCATGCGTGACCGCAACTACTTTGGCTGCGCAATGGTCGATAGGGGAGAGGCGGATGTGTTTCTTTCGGGCCTTACCAAACACTACCCCAAGGTCATTCGTCCAGCCTTAGAGGTGATAGGCGTACACCCCAAGGCCGAAAAGTTGGCCGGAATGTATATCCTTGTCAAAGACAATGAGCCTCTGTTTCTGGCCGATACGACCATCAACCAAAACCCGAGTGCAGAGGAAATCGTCGAAATCATTGGTCTGACTGCGGAGTCTGTGCGCTTCTTTGGCTTCGAGCCACGTATCGCCACGCTTTCTTACTCCAACTTTGGCTCTGCCGAAGGCGAAGACGCGAGCAAGATGCAGGCAGCGACAGCCCTTGCCCAAGAGCGTTATCCTGATTTGCTCATCGATGGAGAGCTACAGCCCAATGTAGCCCTCGATCAACAGCTGCTCAAGGACAACTACCCCTTCAGCCCCTTGGCCGAAAAGGGGGTTAATACGCTTATTTTCCCCAATCTCTCTGCCGGTAATATTACCTACAAAATGCTGCAAGTATTTGGCACAGAGGCCATAGGCCCTATTGTAATGGGCTTGCGCAAACCCGTACACGTGTTGCAATTGGGCAGCTCAGTACGCGAAATCGTCAATATGGTGGCGGTGGCCGTCGTACAGGCACAGCGCCTCAAATAA
- a CDS encoding NRDE family protein yields MCLIVFARQRHPQYPLILVSNRDEFYARPTQTAHYWPDTEPVIVAGKDLQAGGTWLGARADGYWTAITNYRDLQNIKPNAPSRGDLTANYLRLTHPQPQQYLQALSSQAQQYNGFNLLVSDGEDIFYLSNYAQEVRRLPMQGVFGLSNHLLDTPWHKVARAKALLEQQLNQGDCSPDSLLDMFRDTQLPSQETDIQQTGLPLDKERMLAPMFIQSPDYGTTISTVLLQDTAGRLTLVERSYQRETGQYSQQYFKL; encoded by the coding sequence ATGTGTTTGATTGTTTTTGCGCGCCAGCGCCACCCCCAATACCCCCTGATATTGGTCAGCAATCGAGATGAGTTTTATGCCCGCCCTACCCAAACGGCTCACTATTGGCCAGATACTGAGCCGGTTATTGTGGCAGGCAAAGACCTACAAGCTGGGGGTACTTGGCTGGGCGCTCGTGCTGATGGGTACTGGACGGCCATCACCAACTATAGGGATTTGCAAAATATCAAACCCAATGCGCCTTCAAGAGGCGACTTGACCGCCAACTACTTGCGCCTTACCCACCCACAGCCTCAACAATACCTACAAGCACTGTCTTCTCAAGCGCAGCAGTATAACGGCTTCAATTTGTTGGTTAGTGATGGGGAAGATATTTTTTATTTATCCAATTATGCTCAAGAAGTACGGCGGTTGCCTATGCAGGGTGTTTTTGGCCTGAGCAATCACCTACTCGATACCCCTTGGCACAAAGTAGCACGGGCTAAAGCCTTGCTCGAACAACAGCTCAACCAAGGAGACTGTAGCCCTGATAGTTTGCTAGATATGTTTCGAGATACCCAATTGCCTAGCCAAGAGACCGATATCCAACAAACTGGGCTGCCCTTGGACAAAGAGCGGATGCTTGCGCCAATGTTTATCCAAAGCCCAGACTATGGCACCACCATCTCTACGGTGTTGTTGCAAGATACTGCTGGGCGATTGACCTTGGTAGAACGCAGCTATCAACGAGAAACTGGCCAATACAGCCAACAATACTTCAAGCTATGA
- the bshC gene encoding bacillithiol biosynthesis cysteine-adding enzyme BshC, which produces MDIHCMPLSATNAFSGLVLDYLQARPELRDFYGHLPTEAGFEAQIEAKKNFPASHRQVLYEVLCKQYEGIADAPMDNIEALREANTFTVTTGHQLCLMTGPAYFVYKIVSTIRLAERLQARYPQYRFVPIYWMATEDHDFAEINHFHLFGQRYEWQREATGAVGRLSTQGLAELLATLPDLPPEYAAPYLESQNLAEATRKLVHTLFKPWGLVCLDGDEAALKRLFAPMMWEDMHQHHANNAVNQSSEALQALGYKAQVYPRKVNFFYLEQGLRERIESQPDGSYQVLNTNLHWSADQLQSLIEQHPERFSPNVVMRPLYQEHILPNLGYIGGPGELAYWLQLKAMFAHYQTPFPILMPRNFATYINKTHSKRLQKLGLSPTALFGEWHQVKQHFLEKEAAVSLALDQEQGLLHQLFDQLVQKGKALDPSLEGWLRAEEQKAQKNLENIKKRFKKTEERKAETSLNQLQTLYDKLFPNGGLQERYDNFLNFCINNPDFLVMLMQQLDPYRMEMYLLQEPN; this is translated from the coding sequence ATGGACATTCACTGTATGCCTCTATCGGCCACCAATGCTTTTTCTGGTTTGGTGTTGGACTATCTCCAAGCGCGCCCCGAGCTGCGCGATTTTTATGGTCATCTACCTACAGAAGCCGGCTTTGAAGCCCAGATAGAAGCGAAAAAAAATTTTCCTGCATCGCATCGACAAGTGCTGTATGAGGTGCTTTGTAAGCAATATGAGGGGATAGCCGATGCACCTATGGACAATATTGAGGCGCTTCGCGAAGCCAACACCTTTACTGTTACGACCGGCCATCAGCTTTGCCTCATGACAGGGCCGGCTTATTTTGTCTACAAAATCGTCAGTACCATTCGTTTGGCCGAGCGCCTACAAGCGCGCTACCCACAGTACCGTTTCGTACCCATATATTGGATGGCTACGGAAGACCACGATTTTGCCGAAATCAATCATTTCCACCTCTTTGGGCAGCGCTACGAATGGCAACGAGAAGCCACCGGGGCAGTAGGTAGGCTTTCGACCCAAGGGCTGGCCGAGCTGTTGGCCACCTTACCCGATTTGCCGCCGGAATATGCGGCTCCTTATTTGGAAAGCCAAAACTTAGCCGAAGCCACACGCAAGCTCGTACACACATTGTTCAAACCTTGGGGATTGGTTTGCTTGGATGGCGATGAGGCAGCCCTAAAGCGCCTGTTTGCCCCAATGATGTGGGAAGATATGCACCAACATCACGCCAACAATGCTGTGAACCAAAGCTCCGAAGCGCTGCAAGCACTTGGATACAAAGCACAGGTGTATCCTCGTAAGGTCAATTTTTTCTATCTTGAGCAAGGGCTTCGGGAGCGGATCGAGTCCCAGCCCGACGGAAGCTATCAAGTGCTCAACACCAATCTCCACTGGTCTGCCGACCAACTCCAAAGCCTGATTGAGCAACACCCGGAGCGCTTTAGTCCCAATGTGGTGATGCGCCCGCTATACCAAGAGCATATTCTGCCCAACCTAGGTTATATCGGGGGACCCGGCGAGCTGGCCTACTGGTTACAGCTGAAAGCGATGTTTGCACATTATCAAACACCATTCCCCATCCTGATGCCCCGTAATTTTGCAACTTATATCAACAAAACCCACAGCAAACGCCTTCAAAAACTTGGCCTCAGCCCTACAGCCTTGTTTGGAGAGTGGCATCAGGTCAAGCAGCATTTTCTAGAAAAAGAAGCCGCCGTCTCCTTGGCACTTGACCAAGAGCAGGGCTTGTTGCACCAATTGTTTGACCAACTAGTGCAAAAGGGCAAAGCCCTAGATCCTTCGCTTGAAGGTTGGTTGCGCGCCGAAGAACAAAAGGCGCAAAAGAACTTAGAAAATATAAAAAAACGCTTCAAAAAAACAGAAGAGCGCAAGGCCGAAACCAGCCTAAATCAACTCCAAACACTGTATGACAAACTCTTCCCCAATGGCGGCCTACAAGAGCGCTACGATAATTTTCTCAATTTTTGTATCAATAATCCCGATTTCCTCGTTATGTTGATGCAGCAATTAGACCCCTATCGAATGGAGATGTATTTGTTGCAAGAGCCGAACTAA